TGACTTACACAATCTGCCTCAACAACGCACTCAAGAAGTTCTTGTTCGAGTGCAGGATTAGCACGCTTCATTACTTTCCAGCCTTCAGTTGAAGCTATAGTTTTGAAGTCCCCAATAATAGTACGAACGCAAATGAAGGAGAGCCGAGGTGCATCACAGTTCCTTGCCAATTGAAGCACGTCTATAACGTTTTCTTTGGTCAGCCAGCCCTGCTCCAGAACATATATACAAACTCTTTTCAGCGATGGAATTGAATAGGAGTGTGACAAAGCCAACAAATGGAGAACATGCTGCTTCACCGCTTCCTCTTCATAGCTGGCATTAGGATATTGTAAGAAGAAACCGTTCTAAGAACTTCAGCCAGAATTTACCTGGGAGTGAAATGGGAATGCAGACAGATGGAAGAGGACATATCCAACATACCAGGATGAGTAGAGAAAACGAATGAAAGCATAGACAGCTTGGTGAGGCACCCCAAGAACCTTTATGTATCTCATACCATTCTTAACTTTTGCTTGCTGCAGAATATTCGCCAGCACTGGGGATACTGCACTctgcaaaatgaaaaatacaattaaTTAGCCTTAGGTCCATCCCTCTTCAATTACCCTGATCAGCAGCCAAATAAATATTTCCAGGAACTCAAAAgtgattaaattatattttccaATTTTCAATAGTCCCATTGCCTGTGTCATAATGCCtattttagaaattgaaaaggcagatcttttttttttgtttgtttcgaTAATATTTTCAAGTGAGAACTTCAAAAGACGAAGGTCTACAATTGAAATTGGCCAACTCCAATTTAGTCAGAAGGAAAGTGCAGTTCCGTTAACTCACCAGGACACAGGAATGAGCCTGAATATGTGATTTGTCCTCTGTAATAACAAACACATCTGAGCCATATCCTTCCTTGAAAAGTTTGTCCCATGTATCTTTTGTTTCCTTTGGGATAGAGCTACAGTCTGAAATCCTATTGGAAAGTTTGATTCTAGTACAGGATTTGACAGGAAAAGGTGGTGGTTTTGGAATATGACATTTAGAGGATACAGAAGTGGATGGAACTTCCAACACAGGTAAAATATCAGCTGGATTATCTTCCTCTAGGTGTATATTAAAAGATCCACAGAAGGATTCACCACTCGAAGACGGCCAGGGAGAGTCATGATTGGCTGAAGCCATAAACTAATATAGTATTTTTGGTACAATCAAATTTAGATCAAAGATctgcaaacaaaacaaaaagagactGAGGGACCTCTAATTAACAGTAAGAGAGCTACAGTAAAAAATggtattaaaagaaaattcacCAAATAAAGAAGACTTATGAACGGTGATAATTAATGCAATACGAAATATCTCTCAAACTAATCTACATATATAGATCATTGCCTATAGGGTATCTCCGGGTTGCACCATAACGTCAAACTTCTTCTTGAGAAGGAATATGAAATAAATACAAGTACTAAACAAAACAGAAACCCCTATATTACCAAACAGGAAAAGAATCGACTGAACAAGTCCTCCTTTCCTTTGTGACTTGCCCAATATTCACAAAGTTGCTTTGCTTTGGGGTTATAGATTTCTTTCTTCCATGCCCACAAAAACCAATACCAAGAAAACATAAACCCATCAGCCTGGACATCTCCAAGCTGCTACCCAAACCAAACTGGATACATTACCGAAAACTACAATAAATACGTTTAATGAATGTCTTCACGCAGATCTTGACATTGGAATGGGCACTAATTCCGAAATGTATCCAGTACAGTCATAGACTAAACGTGTTAAAAATTATTCGTGAAAGCATACCcctccacaaaaaaaaaaaactataaaatccCAAATTGAAGCCAAAGTCCGCACGCGCACCAAGCAAAAGGATACGTGgtggaaaataaaatattacagaaacataaatgaataaataagaacagagataaaaaaaaaagtcggtCACCTACACACAAGTTTGCTTTCAAACGGTTTCGCAGCAATCAAACAtctagtgagagagagagttacctTCGCAAATCTTCACAGGAAAAAATCGAGATTTGCGCGGTTTTTCTCGAACTTCTATCGTGTAGAGCTAAAGAacctgaaaaataaattaagaataactataagaataatattagagTAACACAATCCCGTTCCCCAAATAACGACAAATATTCCATttccaaaacaaagaaaaaaaaaaaaaagaggggaaAAAATCCTTTTTTGGAGAaactatctttttcttctttcttcttgggCATCCTTCGCtagaataattgaaaaaatggaatatattctttagagagagagagagagaaacctgGAAAGTGGAAACATCCATTAAAATTGCTTCAAAATGATAGAGTACTTTGGGTTTTAAAAAAtcagaaagaagaaaggaaacgAAGTTGTATCAGCTGGAGGTACCTTACCTTAGTCAAAAAGCGGCTAAGTGATTGTCGGAAGCCTTTTTGTCGGATCAAAACTCCTTTGGGAAATGTATGAAAAAGGGTTGGCCGTAAGAATATGAACTTCTTTCTCTAAAGAGTTCAGACGGGAGCAAGCAGATGATATGTAGAGAGAGACAAACGGAGACAGGTAGAGGGACAGGGGAAAAGACGTGCGTCTAAAACAGGAGGGAACGTTTAGTACTGTGTTCGTTAGTTATTGGGGGTGGCCGAGGGAAAAAAATAGGCTTTCAGCTTTCTCACGATATATTCaactatttaataaataaataaataaattattaaaaaaattaattatgacttaataattttttcttacttcAAAATGATTTGACATGCACCAATTTTACTATAATTAATcttaattacaactttcaaattgataattttgtgtggattctttataaaaaaaataatattctaattataaaggtataatataaaaataattttataaattaatataatttaatataaatttttattataaaataaatctaataaatcgcataaatctatattaatttataagattatttttatataaacctTTCATGTCAGTATCACTATTAAAAATTAGATCTCActaaaaaaagagatttttatacactttttcagtatatatatattttttacaaaagaacTTGACAAAAGTTGTctagataaatttattttaaattattagtattCGCAGTCACGTTTAGATAAAAAAGATCATCTCCAATTATTTCCTCATATCCcttttatctataaaaacaaataaattgattATTGATAAGATCTTATGTTACCTACTTGCAATCTAGATTTCAAACGAATTTAAagttaaatatgatatttaaaattagttttacagttaaaattaataaaaagtaagaaatGATGTTTATAGTTATAGAATATGCAACTGCTTCGCAatctctttataaaaaagtgagtaaatatgagatccacatgaaaaaattaatttcataacAGTGGgtcacactttttttaaaaatgattacacGATACTTATACACTTTACAATTATATGTAGAATTACTTATCTCATTAATGGTTTGCACATAATTGAACCCACCTGTATAAACTGTCGTAATTTAAGGTTGTttttagaaatataaatatttttaaattatttcactattatttataaataatttattaatatttacaaacagatcactattatttataaactattcattattattttataattattcataaactattttactattatttataaataatttgaaatacttttaacatctaaacagaACCTTCCAAAAATCAAACAAGACTATTTAGTCATGTGTTCACATTTTATTTGGTGGAGaagtattatttattatttaatttcacaattttaatcattattatttttatctttttaatgtgatattaaatgaattattaattttattttttaattatgtgaTGACGCTTTAGaaatgttgaactcaagattttaagttttgtgtaattatatatttacacatggattttgatgataacaaatgaattcaaagaatgaagaagtctgaagatcaagttgtctacacaatggagtcaagcacatcaaggaaacaaacatgaacaagaagggaacaagttcacattaaaattatagagtaatattgtaaatctcttcaaaattcaaaattaggattaatgctcaaaattaatattttatcataaagcattaaaatacatttttcacatgtgcatgttttatttgaatatttttaaaagtgattgatgcttttttagacttatacaaaaagtaaaagattagatttgaaatttttgaaaaggaaggtgtgctcattttgtcatatgcaaaaagtaaaagattaggtttgaatttttttttgaaaatgaaagtgtgctcattttgtcatatgccaaaagtaaaagattaggtttgatttttttgaaaaagtgaatgatgttgtctttgacaattgaaaaagaagaaccttttatttgaattttttgaaaaagtgaatgatgttgtctttgacatgtgaatctttttaaatttgaatatgaagtctcatatgcctataaatagatcatttgagagtttcacattcacaacatcaagagcatacaacattcatttaaagctttcattctctcttctctaagcattgagccttaatccttgttcattttgagagatatagtttgcgctgtattgttcttatttcactcattgaggagtgttttctgataacctacccactatcagctcttgtatcagaaaaagggtgtgtataacccttgtgtgtgtagaaagtattctacacggggaatagttgaatcaccacgtgtaaggtgattgcaagtgtagagggtgttctacacggatcctttgtagtggtattgttcaaaggtgtaataggtttctatctccacctgaaggaggttgaatagtgaatttgggaatcctcaaggggtagcttgaggcgaggacgtaggcagtggggccgaacctcgttaacatactgagtttgcttctctcttacccttactctttatatttattgttattttatattttgtttatattttatattatatatttgatttataattgttgttttttttatacaactcaattcaccccctctcttgtgttagtcatctggacaacaagaaaataattattccaTAATAGTTAAACcaataataaataagatttttaagttttttttattgatccTAGAGCTTAATAATTAACCATAGTTTATTGTCCATCATCCGATATTTGTGAAGTTCAATCACGAGACGATTTGATTAGATAAAGCAAATGAGAAGACTGAAGAGATGATACATACTATAAAAAGCGGTTTTTGCGACTTGTGACGGCGACTGTACGGCGACACGAGATATAGAAGTTCGCAAAAATCTGACAACAAACTGCTGATAGACACGTGGAGTTGTTGATAGACTGATGTGAGAGAGAGTGCATGGGTCGGCGACGAAAAGACATAAAGTGACGGTGGCATGGGAATGATCTGACGTGGAGGTGGATCCCACGTGACTCAGGTGGTGGGGCCCTGAAACACGGTTCAAAGAATATTCATAAATTTTCCGTGAGATTAATCATTAGgagaatctttattttttaaaatagaaaataacaaaTACTATTTTGATTACGTAAAAttatacataattattataattattttaaatttttataaaaaattataataaataatttttttaaattttaaaataaaattaatattaaaataatattttattcaaattttattaaaatattttatctaaactatgtaatcaaataaaatataaatatttgataagTATATCtcgacattttttttatttaataattaaaaatatcttttaataatgttataaattttttatatttaaaaaattctctaTAACTATAGTGCTACCCTTTTAAAATTGAGTGTTTTAGTGGTTGGGTTTTCACTTTTAATGGCTATGGGGAGATCCGTATTTAGGATAGGGTGATTCGTCTTTGGAATGTGTACCCAAAATTGTCATGCggtgtattttgtttttgtttttaaagcaTCTTTAAGGgtaaaagtgttttattttatttaattttattttatttaatatcatcttattattataatttttttaaattttcatataaaatataataaaaaatttaaaatttttaaatattaaaaaaattatattttaaaaatattttatttaactttcatctaaaactatcttattattctAATCGTAAATGTTACAAGAAATAAACACAACTTTTTAGTGTAATTtttataaacaattaaaaaaataaaaaaatatataaaaagacaaAATGCACATGAACTACTTTGGGGATACATTTGGAGGACGactaagcattttttttttcaaatattggcTTTGGATTCtagtttaagtttttttttttcttttttaaatagactttaattcatgaatgaatgaaaaaaattaaaactgtgATTAATAAATCTGAGTACAAATCTCGATTACAAGCCAACTGCGGTTATAAGCTCCCCTTGCACACAACTTTCATTGTGTTGGACATTGtctaaaaatttctaaaactctCTAATGACAGTCTTTCTGAGATGCGAGACTCTGTAAAAATAGAAATGTCCATCTTGACTTGTTTAtgagaaaacaaaatatttcaccCCCACTATCTAAAGGAGGAGGGGGATTTTCCACCCTCATCTTTCAAAGAATGATAGAGACTCACTACCATTCTCCtccaaagaaaaaatggaattgcctatttcaatttattttcataacaaaagataaaaataaaagaaaaaatactatGCTCTCCACCGGCACATCCACTGACTGCACATTTCATCCACTATACCATTCACTTTCTCTCACCACGAGAACACGTTTAAGTCCACTTGTACTGGCAGCTCCCCACTTTGTCCTCCACCATTCCTGCTATCCATATTGCCCCAACCCGCTCTACCTTCTGCCTCGACTTGCAGCTAACTCGAAACAACAAGCATGCGGCATACATGACAAAGCGGAAGGATGTCTCAAGAAAGAACTACTGCCACCGAAAACCAACTTGCCACCGAAAAACTCAACTCTATAACACAGCCATCGGTGGCCCTTATTTCCAGCCTAAACTGAAACACCCAAAATTAAGCAGACCAAGTTAAACACCGAAAAATAGAGACCAAAAAACTAACCATACCAAGTTGGACGGCCTCACCGTAACCACACCATTATTACAACTTGGAAGAaaccaaacagaaaaaaaaactaCCCCACAACATAACTAGgtctagactaaaaaagaacgAGACAGGAAACTGAAACCAAAAGAAGTTGAATGCACTGTCACCATCACCCCTTCCCCAACCACCATCCAAGAGAAAATCCACCATGagccacagccaagctccaccccTGAAAATAGCCTTATCCCCCCATGCACGATGGCATGCAAACCGAAAACctcctctgttttccatggatgAAACAAAGTCCCTTATCCTCACCGAAATTCATCCCAAACCCACATGCAAATCTTCGCCTCCGATAGCAAGCCGCGCTGACCCCGCTCCTGTCgtatgtgataccccgtttttacgtgtattttcattgaaagagtactttaatttaattaaaatattagttcttttattttaaattattgtattttaattagatttatttagttgtaatatttgttttatagagctttcttaatattattatcgttttgaatttaaattgatgtgtaatttattttagtttattttttgatttaaaatttagttgttagttgttactaattatttattatattttagcttgatgtgatatttaaattaatttaatcattttatagtttttaaaattgttttcgtcagatcagtttctggactctagaggtgaggattggatctcatttcttttccccatatttttttttctcttttctttcttttcttccttctttcttttctttcttctcctttccgtttctcctctctctctctctctctctctctctctctctctctctctctctctctctctctctctctctctctctctctctctctctctctctctctctctctctctctctctctctctctctctctctctctctatcgcTGTTTGCCTTCTGCCACCCAGCATAGCCGCTCATCGGCGACGTGgtcaacaccacccacccaaaaaTCTTtccctccggccggcgcacctccccaccaaatttcacctccatctgagccaccgttagccgccacgagctcctccaagtcgcacgatttttgtgcttttccgccgccgtcattccaccatcttttcatc
This genomic interval from Carya illinoinensis cultivar Pawnee chromosome 2, C.illinoinensisPawnee_v1, whole genome shotgun sequence contains the following:
- the LOC122300790 gene encoding BTB/POZ and TAZ domain-containing protein 3-like — translated: MASANHDSPWPSSSGESFCGSFNIHLEEDNPADILPVLEVPSTSVSSKCHIPKPPPFPVKSCTRIKLSNRISDCSSIPKETKDTWDKLFKEGYGSDVFVITEDKSHIQAHSCVLSAVSPVLANILQQAKVKNGMRYIKVLGVPHQAVYAFIRFLYSSCYEEEAVKQHVLHLLALSHSYSIPSLKRVCIYVLEQGWLTKENVIDVLQLARNCDAPRLSFICVRTIIGDFKTIASTEGWKVMKRANPALEQELLECVVEADCRKQERLKKIEEKKVYLQLNEAMEALLHICKDGCRTIGPRDKVLKGSQVACRFPACKGLEMLVRHFSSCKTRIPGGCAHCKRMWQLLELHSRMCNEPDYCKVALCRHFKEKMQQQTKKDEARWKLLVSRVIAAKKSLLSSQVSAQVHCDPPPC